In the Syngnathus scovelli strain Florida chromosome 16, RoL_Ssco_1.2, whole genome shotgun sequence genome, one interval contains:
- the ift70 gene encoding intraflagellar transport protein 70A — MMTIKDGEYTATIYKLIKDSQYVEAIHILNSQLQKHTRSRAALSLLGFCYYHVQDFSGAAECYEQLTQLHPEVEEYRVYYAQSLYKAGAYAEATKASFALDTPSSHTKMIKLQASIKYFEENYSAAKSLVEQLPPEDADYVYNMGCLLYQDAKYEDACKKFTSAMQVLGYVPALSYNIALCYYRLSNYAQALKYIGEIIERGIREHPELSVGLTTEGIEVRSVGNTLVLHQTALVEAFNLKAAIEYQLKNLKGAQEALTDMPPRTEEELDTVTLHNQALLNMDSKPSQGFEKLAFLLQQPSFPPVTFGNLLLLYCKHEYFDLAADVLAENAHLTYKLLTPYEYEFLDALLTCQTAPEEAFRKFDDMIGKMTEKLRKLAKQLQEAKTVRDDDGQKKALQEYDTMQEKYIVVLMAQAKIYWNRENFAMVEKIFHKSMEVCNEDDTWKLNVAHVLFMQNKYKEAISFYEPIVKKHYNNILNVSAVVLANLCVSYIMTSQNEEAEELMRKIEKEEEQISYDDPDKKVFHLCIVNLVIGTLYCAKGNYDFGISRVIKSLEPYNKKLGTDTWFYAKRCFLSLLENMSKHIITLKGVVVQECIQFLENCEEYGREVPAIIEQPLEESGVQMGKNTVTYEARLLKALFYKVTSWNE, encoded by the exons ATGATGACAATAAAAGACGGGGAGTACACTGCTACAATCTATAAACTG ATTAAAGACAGCCAGTATGTTGAGGCCATTCACATCCTTAACAGCCAACTTCAGAAGCACACGAGA TCTCGGGCAGCACTGTCCCTGCTGGGCTTCTGCTACTACCACGTCCAGGACTTCAGCGGTGCGGCCGAGTGCTACGAGCAGCTCACGCAGCTGCACCCCGAGGTGGAGGAGTACCGGGTGTACTACGCCCAGAGCCTGTACAAGGCAGGCGCCTACGCCGAGGCCACCAAGGCATCCTTCGCCCTGGACACGCCCAGCAGCCACACCAAG ATGATCAAACTGCAAGCCTCCATCAAATATTTTGAGGAGAATTACTCAGCTGCTAAG TCTCTGGTGGAGCAACTTCCCCCGGAGGACGCCGATTACGTGTACAACATGGGCTGCCTGCTCTACCAGGATGCCAAATACGAGGACGCCTGCAAGAAGTTCACGTCGGCCATGCAGGTGCTGGGATATGTTCCTG CGCTGTCGTACAACATCGCTCTGTGCTACTACAGGCTCAGCAACTATGCGCAGGCCCTCAAATACATCGGCGAGATCATCGAGCGTGGCATACGGGAACATCCGG AGCTGAGCGTGGGCCTGACCACGGAGGGCATCGAGGTGCGCAGCGTGGGCAACACGCTGGTGCTGCATCAGACCGCCCTGGTGGAGGCCTTCAACCTCAAGGCTGCCATCGAGTACCAGCTGAAGAACC TGAAAGGAGCTCAGGAGGCTTTGACGGACATGCCGCCGAGAACCGAGGAG GAGCTGGACACGGTGACTCTGCACAACCAGGCTCTGCTCAACATGGACAGCAAGCCCTCACAAGGCTTCGAGAAGTTGGCCTTCCTACTGCAGCAGCCTTCCTTCCCACCCGTCACATTCGGCAACCTGCTACTGCTCTACTGCAAGCACGAG TATTTCGATCTGGCTGCCGACGTCCTAGCAGAAAACGCACACCTCACCTACAAGTTGCTCACACCG TACGAGTACGAGTTTCTCGATGCCTTGCTGACCTGCCAGACGGCGCCGGAGGAG GCCTTCAGAAAGTTTGACGACATGATCGGCAAAATGACGGAGAAGCTGCGCAAACTGGCCAAGCAG CTGCAGGAGGCCAAGACGGTCCGAGACGACGACGGGCAGAAGAAAGCCCTCCAGGAGTACGACACCATGCAGGAGAA GTACATCGTGGTCCTGATGGCCCAGGCTAAAATCTACTGGAACCGCGAGAACTTTGCCATGGTGGAGAAGATCTTCCACAAGTCTATGGAGGTGTGCAACGAGGACGACACGTGGAAGCTGAACGTGGCACACGTGCTCTTCATGCAGAACAAGTACAAGGAGGCCATCAGCTTCTACGAGCCCATCGTTAAGAAGCACTACAACAAC ATCTTGAATGTGAGCGCTGTGGTCCTGGCCAACTTGTGCGTGTCCTACATCATGACCAGCCAGAATGAAGAG GCTGAGGAGCTGATGAGGAAGATTGAAAAGGAGGAAGAGCAGATCTCCTACGACGACCCCGACAAGAAAGTCTTCCACCTATGCATCGTCAACCTGGTCATCGG CACATTGTACTGTGCCAAGGGCAACTACGATTTTGGCATCTCTCGTGTCATCAAGAGCTTGGAACCTTACAACAAGAAG TTGGGGACGGACACGTGGTTCTACGCCAAACGCTGTTTCCTGTCCCTGCTGGAGAACATGTCAAAGCACATCATCACGCTGAAGGGGGTGGTGGTCCAGGAGTGCATTCAGTTCTTGGAGAACTGTGAAG agTATGGAAGGGAGGTGCCCGCCATCATCGAACAGCCACTGGAGGAGTCCGGGGTCCAAATGGGCAAGAACACTGTGACGTATGAGGCCCGACTCCTCAAGGCCCTCTTCTACAAAGTCACAAGCTGGAATGAGTGA
- the hoatz gene encoding cilia- and flagella-associated protein HOATZ produces the protein MSATPEPDHDVSNEILTVFRGSSPEDVTHARKLWSSLCMPTPLESRLVAADIPQRLPVSRPERSGHTEPRRADPPNQDAAQQREDERQRYMAMAAQRKETLALLRRQREQRIRKELLSAAFKPKAPRDKAPKDKTNELNMEEEMVRQLD, from the coding sequence ATGTCGGCTACTCCGGAGCCCGACCACGACGTTTCCAACGAAATCCTGACCGTGTTTAGGGGCTCCTCCCCGGAGGACGTGACCCACGCCCGGAAGCTCTGGAGCTCCCTGTGCATGCCGACGCCGCTCGAGTCTCGACTGGTGGCGGCGGACATCCCGCAGAGGTTGCCCGTGTCTCGGCCGGAGCGAAGTGGTCACACGGAGCCACGCCGCGCAGATCCGCCCAACCAGGACGCCGCGCAGCAACGGGAGGATGAGCGGCAGCGCTACATGGCCATGGCGGCCCAGAGGAAGGAGACACTTGCTCTACTTCGGCGCCAGAGAGAGCAGAGGATCCGGAAGGAGCTACTCTCTGCGGCCTTTAAACCCAAAGCGCCCCGCGACAAGGCGCCCAAAGACAAGACGAACGAGTTGAACATGGAAGAGGAGATGGTCAGGCAACTGGATTGA
- the si:ch211-76l23.4 gene encoding uncharacterized protein si:ch211-76l23.4 — MAQKVRLAVLVLLAVAVATVTAQRRRTQTANAQTQTANADEWNYRDGSDRVSMRGVANLTEILDNWRFDIVSQMKGLLQNDHQSLLPDYARIQPLSEALGDLYKEFNALKAHLGELMEKFTAMETFMDEVKASRGSGQAQAQTQTQASSAPVPRQTGRRVMKKKTTPAATTS; from the exons ATGGCTCAAAAAGTGAGGTTGGCGGTGCTGGTGTTGCTGGCCGTCGCTGTGGCAACCGTGACGGCGCAGAGGCGACGCACGCAGACGGCCAACGCGCAAACGCAGACGGCCAACGCGGATGAGTGGAACTACAGGGATGGCT CCGACAGGGTCAGCATGAGGGGCGTGGCCAACCTGACTGAGATCCTGGACAACTGGCGTTTCGACATTGTCAGCCAGATGAAGGGACTCCTGCAAAACGACCACCAGTCCCTGCTGCCCGACTACGCCAG GATCCAACCTCTGTCGGAGGCTCTGGGTGATCTCTACAAGGAGTTCAACGCCCTCAAAGCTCACCTGGGCGAGCTAATGGAAAAGTTCACCGCCATGGAGACCTTCATGGATGAGGTGAAGGCCAGCAGGGGAAGCGGCCAGGCCCAGGCTCAGACCCAGACCCAGGCTTCTTCAGCCCCCGTgcccaggcagacaggcaggcggGTGATGAAGAAGAAGACCACCCCCGCGGCCACCACCTCCTAA
- the gsg1l gene encoding germ cell-specific gene 1-like protein isoform X2 has protein sequence MKTTRKCRALLSVGLNLVALLFSTTAFITTYWCEGTQRVPKPNCSAQRRHNCIDYGVNETDQSKVHYSWETGDDRFLFRRFHTGIWYSCEENIHEAGEKCRSFIDLAPASERGLLGMVAHMMYTQVFQITVSLGPEDWRPHSWDYGWSFCMAWGSFTCCMAASVTTLNSYTKTVIEFRHKRKLFEQGLREEQNFLDQEAFHYFRERSLQSISGTLDVYPGPGGIPGGISGPSPDQTAGRTNMRTASIDLGENTDSLGEEQC, from the exons ATGAAGACGACGCGCAAGTGTCGCGCTCTTCTGTCGGTGGGCCTGAACCTGGTCGCGCTGCTGTTCTCCACCACGGCCTTCATCACCACGTACTGGTGCGAGGGCACACAGCGGGTACCCAAGCCCAACTGCAGCGCGCAGCGGCGCCACAACTGCATCGACTACGGCGTCAACGAGACGGACCAGAGCAAGGTGCATTACAGCTGGGAGACCGGTGACGACCGCTTCCTCTTCAGACGCTTCCACACCGGAATCTGGTACTCGTGCGAGGAGAACATCCACGAGGCAG GTGAGAAGTGCCGCAGCTTCATTGACCTGGCCCCTGCCTCGGAAAGAG gTCTTCTTGGAATGGTGGCCCACATGATGTACACACAAGTGTTCCAGATCACTGTCAGTCTGGGTCCTGAAGACTGGAGGCCTCACAGTTGGGATTACGGATGGTCTTTCTG CATGGCGTGGGGCTCCTTCACATGCTGCATGGCTGCCTCGGTCACCACGCTCAACTCCTACACCAAGACAGTCATCGAATTCCGCCACAAGCGCAAACTCTTCGAGCAGGGTCTCCGCGAGGAGCAGAACTTCCTGGACCAGGAGGCCTTCCACTACTTTCGAGAGCGCTCCCTGCAGTCCATCTCGGGCACGCTGGACGTCTACCCGGGCCCCGGGGGCATCCCTGGGGGTATCTCCGGTCCCTCACCGGATCAGACGGCAGGTCGGACCAATATGAGGACCGCCTCCATTGACTTGGGCGAGAACACGGACTCGCTGGGGGAGGAGCAGTGCTGA
- the gsg1l gene encoding germ cell-specific gene 1-like protein isoform X1, with the protein MKTTRKCRALLSVGLNLVALLFSTTAFITTYWCEGTQRVPKPNCSAQRRHNCIDYGVNETDQSKVHYSWETGDDRFLFRRFHTGIWYSCEENIHEAGEKCRSFIDLAPASERGVLWLSVVSEVLYILLLVVGFSLMCLELFHSSNVIDGLKLNAFAAVFTVLSGLLGMVAHMMYTQVFQITVSLGPEDWRPHSWDYGWSFCMAWGSFTCCMAASVTTLNSYTKTVIEFRHKRKLFEQGLREEQNFLDQEAFHYFRERSLQSISGTLDVYPGPGGIPGGISGPSPDQTAGRTNMRTASIDLGENTDSLGEEQC; encoded by the exons ATGAAGACGACGCGCAAGTGTCGCGCTCTTCTGTCGGTGGGCCTGAACCTGGTCGCGCTGCTGTTCTCCACCACGGCCTTCATCACCACGTACTGGTGCGAGGGCACACAGCGGGTACCCAAGCCCAACTGCAGCGCGCAGCGGCGCCACAACTGCATCGACTACGGCGTCAACGAGACGGACCAGAGCAAGGTGCATTACAGCTGGGAGACCGGTGACGACCGCTTCCTCTTCAGACGCTTCCACACCGGAATCTGGTACTCGTGCGAGGAGAACATCCACGAGGCAG GTGAGAAGTGCCGCAGCTTCATTGACCTGGCCCCTGCCTCGGAAAGAG GCGTGCTGTGGCTGTCGGTGGTGTCGGAGGTTCTGTACATCCTGTTGCTGGTGGTGGGCTTCAGCCTCATGTGCTTGGAGCTTTTCCACTCCAGCAACGTCATCGACGGACTCAAGCTCAACGCCTTTGCCGCCGTCTTCACCGTGCTGTCCG gTCTTCTTGGAATGGTGGCCCACATGATGTACACACAAGTGTTCCAGATCACTGTCAGTCTGGGTCCTGAAGACTGGAGGCCTCACAGTTGGGATTACGGATGGTCTTTCTG CATGGCGTGGGGCTCCTTCACATGCTGCATGGCTGCCTCGGTCACCACGCTCAACTCCTACACCAAGACAGTCATCGAATTCCGCCACAAGCGCAAACTCTTCGAGCAGGGTCTCCGCGAGGAGCAGAACTTCCTGGACCAGGAGGCCTTCCACTACTTTCGAGAGCGCTCCCTGCAGTCCATCTCGGGCACGCTGGACGTCTACCCGGGCCCCGGGGGCATCCCTGGGGGTATCTCCGGTCCCTCACCGGATCAGACGGCAGGTCGGACCAATATGAGGACCGCCTCCATTGACTTGGGCGAGAACACGGACTCGCTGGGGGAGGAGCAGTGCTGA